A genomic region of Mesobacillus jeotgali contains the following coding sequences:
- a CDS encoding cytochrome c maturation protein CcmE gives MMSKNKKIVMGLGLAAVAFVIMMFSTMPSAGSKEITIADLSKNGSKYEGDYIMTQGLLNKESVKWDADKLELRFELYEEGKGTLQVFHKGIKPDNFSEDVIVLVEGFIQEDGVFEAEKVQTKCPTKYEGEDMENYDTEMHKEMYKNDKQE, from the coding sequence ATGATGTCCAAAAATAAAAAAATCGTAATGGGTTTGGGTCTTGCGGCAGTCGCGTTTGTGATCATGATGTTTTCTACGATGCCAAGTGCAGGGAGCAAGGAAATCACGATTGCCGACCTCAGCAAAAATGGTTCGAAATATGAAGGCGATTATATTATGACGCAGGGATTGCTTAATAAGGAATCTGTTAAATGGGACGCTGACAAACTGGAGCTCCGTTTTGAACTTTACGAGGAAGGCAAGGGAACGCTTCAGGTATTCCATAAAGGCATAAAGCCGGATAACTTCTCAGAGGATGTCATCGTCCTTGTTGAAGGTTTTATCCAGGAAGACGGAGTGTTCGAGGCAGAAAAAGTCCAGACAAAATGCCCGACAAAATATGAAGGCGAAGACATGGAGAACTATGATACCGA